A stretch of DNA from Lysinibacillus sp. B2A1:
GTGCTATTCAAGATTTTTTAAAGCTGCCAAACAAAGCCATTCATTCGGTTATTGTTTTTGGTGAAAGCTGTACATTAAAAAAAGTGGAGCTGACTTCCGCTAATATACATGTTTTAAAACGAGAGGAGTTAAAACATTTTATCCAAGCACGTCAAAAATCTGCTAGTCCAATTTTCTCTAAAGGCGATATTCAAGCCATTTACAATCAGTTGCTACCACAAATGCAAATTTCCAAGGCAATGAAGAAAAAACATATTCGCACGATTCAGCAAAGATATGGAAAGTCCTAAATGAAAAGGCTATCAAAAAGGAGCGATTATATGCCAATGTATAATAAATTAGTCCGTGATTTAATACCAGAAATAATAGAAGCGAGTGGCAAAAAAAGTGTAACAAGAATAGTAGAACAGGAAGAATATTTGGAAGAAATCAAAAAGAAAATGCAAGAGGAGGCTCTAGAATTTAAGGAGTCCGCTTCAGAAAAAGAGGCTATAGAAGAGCTTGCAGATATTTTAGAACTAGTTTACGCGGCCATACATAAGCTTGATGTTTCCTATGAGCAATTGGAGCAAATTCGTGCTCAAAAGAAAGAACAACGTGGAGGGTTTTCCAAAGGGATCTATTTGATGGAAGTAGAGGAGTAGGTGAAAGAAACGTGTCACATGATTTAAGGGTCGGTGAAATACAGGAGAAATATATTACGGAGCATGAAATTTGGCAACATCTTAACAATTTCTATTATCGTTCATCTGTCGCAACTTCCTATAAATATGTATTTTTTAAAGCATTACTTGAAAACTTATATAACGTAGAGGATGAATTAACACTTAGCTATGATCAAATTTTTTACTCTTTCACTAATATTTATTGGAATTTAGTCATTCATCATCAATTAGTACAGTCCCCTAATAAAAATAAACCAGCTCGAGCTCAAACCATTTTGCAAAAGTATGTAAATGACTATAGTATTCCATCCGAATGGCAATTTGATCAGCTTGCGGATTCTTTACAGTTGAAAATTGTCCATGATGTTAAACGTGACTGCAAGCAAAATGTGATTGGTGCATTTTATGGTGATACAGCAGGTGTATTCTATGCATTTGATATTAAACGTGCGCAATTTCGTTTTAATCGTCCTGTTTATGAGTTTATGAAAAAATATCAGCGTGTCCTTATGAATTTAACAAACTATCATTTGGTAAAATATTTAGAAAAAGTGAATGAAGCAACAAGTACAATGGCTTTGCTTTCCAAGATCGAAGTAATTTCAAAGCGTAGTTCATTAGAAACCTTTTACAAGGTGCTTACACAATTTGAACAAAATCGTTGCTTCTACTGTCATTGTGATTTATCATCTAGTCGCCGAAAAACACATGTCGACCATTTTATCCCTTGGAGCTTCGTTCAAAATGATAATCTATGGAATTTAGTATTAGCCTGCAATGATTGTAATTTACAGAAGAGTGATAAAATTGCCACCCGCTTATATTTAGAAACAATGCTTATAAGAAATGATCATTTATCCTCCAGCGTAAACGAACCTTTTTACTTTCGTACATATGAAAATACGAAACTTATAGATTTATATGATTACTCAATAATGAATGGATACACAACCTTATGGGAACCAAAAAGATAATAAGGTAAAAGGGTAAATCAATAAAAGCCTTAAATGTTTGCTACTCCACTTTTTGAGATATAATTTGTATGACAAATTAAAATATGGAGGAATGCATAAGGCTGATATTAAATATGAAATTATTGAAACACTCGCTGTTTTATCAGAGGGGAATAAGGGTTGGAAGAAGGAATTAAATCTAATTAGCTGGAATGGTAGGGAAGCCAAATTTGATATTCGAGATTGGTCAGAGGATCATACAAAAATGGGAAAAGGTGTTACGCTTTCACCCGCTGAAAGGAAGATCTTAGCAGAGACACTTTCGAAATTATCAACTTCAAAATTATAAAAGAAGGAGCCGTTCTGTGCGGCTCCTTTTAACCATTTTAATACTCCGTTTAACGTACTTGAAGCTGATCTACTACTAATTTAGTTAGTTGGTTAATAGCTAAATTAAAAAGGATGATATCTTTATTTTTAATTGTCACTTATTCATTATTGTTTAAAATAACTCAGAAAAGAAGTTTTTAGTTGTATCAACAATTGAATTGAAAGTAGAAGAAATGAAATCAAAAGCTACACTAATTGCCTTTTTTACAGCATCTATCACACCAACAAAAACATCTACAACTTTATTCATAATGTCTTGTATAAAAGCTCCAACTTTATCAGCAAGGGTAAGGATGATTATTTGCGTTGCAGGATGTTCTTCACCAAAATCTGTCAATGAATCATAAAATTTATTAATCATGTCTTCTGACTTTTTTATTGCTTCTTCTTTTTTCTTACGCATATTCTCAAAAAAATCTGTTTTATTCACATTATTATTTTCTAATTGTTTAACATTTTCTTTTAAGCCTAATTCTTCTTGTTCATAAAAATTATTAACATTCTGCTGATATTCTTGTGTTAATTTTTGCAATTCATCAGGTGTATCGGATACTGAAGGGGCTTGAAGTCCGATGTATCCTGCTAAAGAAAATTCATTAGTAGACTCTCCTACATAAGCATCTCTTATTTGATTCATAATGCTGCTAAAATTTTTTACTGCAACTGTCATAATATTTCCTCCTTAGTAATTTATATTAAAAAAATATAGTTTATTCCATAAAAGATAAAAATAGTTGTGATGAGTGTTCTTATTTGTTGATTCAAAAAAATAGGCAGCCAAAAAGCGACCAAACAATTAAACTAATATGGATTTCTTTGGATTTTAGTGTAGCTCATTGGAAAGTACATGGACTAAAATGGGCTACAATACACACTTTTTGACTAAATGCTATAATGCAAGTGGAATGTTCCAGTGCTATTTGGCTTGTTAGAATGAATGCGGATTTTTAGAGATGTCTGTGAAAAAGTATTTGTTTTAATAGTCGTTGATAACTTCTGTCCCTGAAGTACTGCTTTAAAACTTTTATGTTCAGGATAATTCGTATCTATATACACATCAAAGACTGAGCCATCTGGTGCTCCATCTATCCAACCATCTGCACTGATATTTACTGGACAATATTTTGAATACTCAAATGTCCAGTCTCCGTTCCCATTAAATGAAATCTTTTCCTCTATATCTCCACTTATACCTTCTTGAGGAACAGGAGTTAAGTCTACTGTATTTTCATTATCTGATAGTTCAGCATACTTTAACGCTGTTTCGCCTAATTTTTTCAAATACTCTTTATACTCCATAAAATACACCTCTTCCTTTTATTGTGAGATTATTTCCTATATATTGTATGTTAAGGCACAATAATCTAATATTCAACGTTATTATACATTTTTAAACGTTAAGTATTCTTAACGTAAGAATAAAGCCTTTAATATGAAATTTGCCATTTCTACAGGTTTTTACATACCTAGATAAAAGTATCAAACGGCTAGTGATTTGTATTTTAACAATGTAAAATATGTTTAGGAGTCATCTTCTGTCGATTCAAACGGATTATATGAAGAGGCTCAAATTTCGAGTTAGTTTTAAATATGATGAATGGAGGATACATAGTGGACAATTTTTTTAATCAAATCTCAACTTTTTTAAACATATCATTACCTCAAGAAATTATGAATGCTTTCGACAATCCAATCTATTTGAAGCACAAGAATGATTTTATGATACGATTATTATCCTTTGAAGAAGCAACAGAAGTGTATTTATACCTTAATGAAGATGTTAATAGTTCAGAGGTTTTTCCATTATGGACAGATGATAATTCCAATTATGTGGGTGTTTACATGATTGGGTCACTGACAGGTAAAGTTTGCTATATAAACCATGAGGAAATCGACTTGTCCCCAGTGTACCCTAATATACAAACGTTCATAAAAAACCTATTAGAAAATCCTGAAAGTGATTGGTATGAACTTCCGAAATATTACCCCCTGTCCAAAGAGCATACTGATGATCTGCTATTAAGGCAGGATGTACAAGCCATTGTAGAATTGAAGAACCTTCTTAAAACCCCTGAATTAGATGAAGAAAAAAGAACTCAATATTTGTTTTCAATTATGGCTTTGACTCCTTACACACAATTGCATGAAATTATTCCCTTATTAGAAGACTCGGATATGTGGGTACAGGAGAGAGCTGCTGAAATTCTAGGTTTCCATAGATACTTGCCCGCTAGAGAAAAATTAAATTGGGTTAAAGAACACGGGCAATATAACGGGAAAATGGCGGCTGAATTAGCGTTAAAAAGAATAAGAATGGAATTAAAGAGCTAAAACAAAAATAAGCAATAACATATTAGAGGTTTGTTCTTTATATCTCTACAAAATGCTAATGTTCTTATTGATATAAAAGAAAGGTTCTGACTATCTACAATCTTTGCGAACATAGCCAATAAAAAAGAGCCTGTATCGATACTTGGTAATTTAAGATACAGGCTTTTAATTTCAATGTTAAGTTGTTGTTACATATATTTAACACTATGGGTTTTTTATTAAATCTTTCTTTTATATAAATTTCGCAATGTCATTTAAAGCCAGGCGTGAGGTGCCGTAAGCGGGTGCAGCTGCTTTGCCGATAGCGATTAATACAATTGGAACTAGATGATCTGCTAATTCAAAGTGCTTTGCAAAAGCTTCCT
This window harbors:
- a CDS encoding phosphoribosyl-ATP pyrophosphohydrolase: MPMYNKLVRDLIPEIIEASGKKSVTRIVEQEEYLEEIKKKMQEEALEFKESASEKEAIEELADILELVYAAIHKLDVSYEQLEQIRAQKKEQRGGFSKGIYLMEVEE
- a CDS encoding HNH endonuclease, whose translation is MSHDLRVGEIQEKYITEHEIWQHLNNFYYRSSVATSYKYVFFKALLENLYNVEDELTLSYDQIFYSFTNIYWNLVIHHQLVQSPNKNKPARAQTILQKYVNDYSIPSEWQFDQLADSLQLKIVHDVKRDCKQNVIGAFYGDTAGVFYAFDIKRAQFRFNRPVYEFMKKYQRVLMNLTNYHLVKYLEKVNEATSTMALLSKIEVISKRSSLETFYKVLTQFEQNRCFYCHCDLSSSRRKTHVDHFIPWSFVQNDNLWNLVLACNDCNLQKSDKIATRLYLETMLIRNDHLSSSVNEPFYFRTYENTKLIDLYDYSIMNGYTTLWEPKR